Proteins found in one Thermodesulfovibrionales bacterium genomic segment:
- a CDS encoding molybdenum cofactor guanylyltransferase → MTAAILAGGENRRIPFLKAFLTVGGRTIIERTLDVLKRVFTRIVINTNDPEHFFRFGLPLVGDIKKERGPLTGIFSVLTATGDDAVFVVACDMPWISEELIRYMIERYNAQTEDRDRGYDAVIPLFQGKTEPLFGVYTRRIAKVMEKMVTDGRTGVNELLEKSKVLYVREEEVRSIDSEGKSFVNINTMEDYQRIGGASCSV, encoded by the coding sequence TTGACGGCGGCGATCCTTGCGGGAGGTGAAAACAGGAGGATCCCCTTTCTCAAGGCCTTCCTCACCGTCGGCGGCAGGACCATCATCGAACGCACCCTCGACGTATTGAAAAGGGTCTTCACCCGTATCGTGATAAACACCAACGACCCTGAACACTTCTTCCGTTTTGGCCTTCCCCTTGTCGGGGATATCAAAAAGGAGAGGGGTCCTCTGACGGGGATATTCTCTGTCCTCACCGCTACCGGTGATGATGCTGTCTTTGTCGTTGCCTGTGACATGCCGTGGATTAGCGAGGAACTTATCCGATACATGATAGAGAGATACAACGCGCAGACAGAAGACCGTGATCGCGGGTATGACGCCGTGATTCCCCTTTTCCAGGGCAAGACAGAACCCCTCTTTGGTGTTTATACGAGGAGGATTGCGAAGGTCATGGAAAAGATGGTCACGGACGGAAGGACCGGCGTGAATGAGCTGCTGGAGAAGTCGAAGGTCCTTTACGTACGTGAGGAGGAGGTCCGGAGCATTGACAGCGAGGGAAAGTCCTTTGTGAACATTAATACCATGGAAGACTACCAGAGGATTGGAGGTGCCTCATGTTCGGTTTAG
- a CDS encoding twin-arginine translocase TatA/TatE family subunit, with protein MFGLGMQELIIILIIVLVLFGGSRLPEIGKGIGQAIRNFKKATSEPDEIDVTPKKPVDEKKEEKKEETKGSA; from the coding sequence ATGTTCGGTTTAGGAATGCAGGAACTGATTATTATCCTGATAATCGTCCTTGTTCTCTTTGGCGGTTCGAGATTGCCTGAGATCGGAAAGGGTATCGGCCAGGCCATAAGGAACTTTAAGAAGGCGACTTCTGAACCTGATGAGATAGACGTGACACCCAAGAAGCCCGTCGACGAAAAGAAAGAGGAAAAGAAGGAAGAGACAAAGGGAAGTGCATAG